The following proteins are co-located in the Pseudomonas sp. ATCC 13867 genome:
- the bioF gene encoding 8-amino-7-oxononanoate synthase — protein sequence MSFDLAARLAQRQAEDLYRRRPLLESPQGPDVLIDGRPMLAFCSNDYLGLANHPEVIAALRAGAERWGVGGGASHLVNGHCGPHHELELALAEFTGRPRALLFSTGYMANLGTVTALAGKGDSVLEDRLNHASLLDAGLLSGARFSRYLHNDAASLAARLDKAEGSTLVVTDGVFSMDGDLADLPSLCATARKRGAWVMVDDAHGFGPLGANGGGIVEHFGLGMDDVPVLVGTLGKAFGTAGAFVAGSEELIETLIQFARPYIYTTSQPPAVACATLKSLELLRAENWRRDHLNALIARFRSGAEAIGLRLMDSPTPIQPILIGGSRQAMALSAELRERGILVGAIRPPTVPAGTARLRVTLSALHSEAQVDHLLVALAESWQRVSSSLLAEIDAEEGDDA from the coding sequence ATGTCTTTCGATCTCGCCGCCCGCCTGGCCCAGCGCCAGGCGGAGGACCTTTACCGCCGCCGCCCGCTGCTGGAATCCCCGCAGGGGCCGGATGTGCTCATCGATGGCCGGCCGATGCTGGCCTTCTGTTCCAATGACTACCTGGGCCTGGCCAATCACCCCGAAGTGATCGCCGCCCTGCGCGCCGGCGCCGAGCGCTGGGGCGTGGGCGGTGGCGCCTCGCACCTGGTCAACGGCCACTGCGGGCCGCACCACGAGCTGGAGCTGGCGCTCGCCGAGTTCACCGGCCGTCCGCGCGCGCTGCTGTTCTCCACTGGCTACATGGCCAACCTCGGCACCGTCACCGCCCTGGCGGGCAAGGGTGATAGCGTGCTGGAAGACCGCCTCAACCATGCCTCGCTGCTGGATGCCGGCCTGCTCTCCGGCGCGCGCTTCTCGCGCTACCTGCACAACGACGCCGCCAGCCTCGCCGCGCGCCTGGACAAGGCCGAAGGCAGCACCCTGGTGGTGACCGACGGCGTGTTCAGCATGGACGGCGACCTGGCCGACCTGCCCAGCCTTTGCGCGACGGCCCGAAAGCGGGGTGCCTGGGTGATGGTGGACGATGCCCACGGCTTCGGCCCGCTCGGGGCGAACGGCGGCGGCATCGTCGAACATTTCGGTCTGGGCATGGACGACGTGCCCGTGCTGGTCGGCACCCTCGGCAAGGCCTTCGGCACCGCCGGCGCCTTCGTCGCGGGCAGCGAGGAACTGATCGAGACGCTGATCCAGTTCGCCCGCCCCTACATCTACACCACCAGCCAGCCGCCGGCGGTGGCCTGCGCCACGCTGAAAAGCCTGGAGCTGCTGCGCGCCGAGAACTGGCGCCGCGACCATCTCAATGCCCTCATCGCACGCTTCCGCTCGGGGGCCGAAGCCATCGGCCTGCGCCTGATGGACAGCCCGACGCCGATCCAGCCGATCCTCATCGGCGGTAGCCGCCAGGCAATGGCCTTGTCGGCGGAGCTGCGCGAGCGCGGCATCCTGGTCGGTGCGATCCGTCCGCCGACCGTGCCGGCCGGCACCGCGCGCCTGCGTGTGACGCTCTCCGCGCTGCACAGCGAAGCGCAGGTCGATCACCTGCTGGTGGCGCTCGCGGAAAGCTGGCAGCGCGTGTCGTCTAGCCTTCTGGCAGAGATCGATGCCGAGGAGGGCGACGATGCGTGA
- the bioD gene encoding dethiobiotin synthase, giving the protein MSHAYFITGTDTEIGKTTIAAGLLHAARLAGLSTAAAKPVASGCERTPEGLRNEDALALLSECSLPLAYDQVNPFAFQPAIAPHLAAREKGVKLQVGSLAPAVRSVLQLGADFSVVEGAGGWRVPLSGEESLSDLAIALGLPVILVVGVRLGCINHAVLSAEAIQRDGLQLAGWVANIVDPNTSRLEENLATLAERLPAPCIGRVPRLSPATPAAVAAHLDLSILDL; this is encoded by the coding sequence ATGTCCCACGCCTACTTCATCACCGGCACCGACACCGAAATCGGCAAGACCACCATCGCCGCCGGCCTGCTGCATGCGGCGCGGCTGGCCGGACTGTCCACGGCGGCGGCCAAGCCGGTGGCGTCCGGTTGCGAGCGGACGCCCGAAGGGCTGCGCAATGAGGACGCGCTGGCGCTGCTGAGCGAATGCAGCCTGCCGCTGGCCTACGACCAGGTGAACCCATTCGCCTTCCAGCCAGCCATCGCACCACACCTTGCCGCGCGGGAGAAGGGCGTGAAGCTGCAGGTCGGGTCGCTGGCCCCGGCCGTGCGCTCGGTGCTGCAGCTGGGCGCCGACTTCTCGGTGGTGGAAGGCGCGGGCGGCTGGCGGGTGCCGCTGTCGGGCGAGGAGAGCCTGTCGGACCTGGCGATCGCCCTCGGCCTGCCGGTGATCCTGGTGGTCGGCGTGCGCCTGGGCTGCATCAACCACGCGGTGCTCAGTGCCGAGGCGATCCAGCGCGACGGTCTGCAACTGGCCGGCTGGGTGGCGAACATCGTCGACCCCAACACCTCGCGCCTGGAGGAGAATCTGGCGACTCTGGCCGAACGGCTGCCGGCGCCCTGCATCGGCCGCGTGCCGCGGCTGTCGCCCGCGACACCCGCGGCGGTGGCGGCGCACCTGGACCTGAGCATCCTCGATCTGTAA
- a CDS encoding alpha/beta fold hydrolase, with translation MRDQLILLPGWGLGSAPLEPLRDALLEQAPHLNVQIEPLPTDADPNAWLDELDDNVPHDAWIAGWSLGGMLAAELAARRGESCRGLVTLASNPCFRRREDWSEAMAGEVFEDFFEAFLLEPQLVRKRFTLLVAQGARDARTLARQLQVALPQLDAAGLTAGLQLLGQLDARPALGRYPGPQLHLFADNDALVPASAADALLEWLPDIEVARMAGASHGLPLEQPDEVAGAILRFIHEGDDA, from the coding sequence ATGCGTGACCAACTGATCCTGCTGCCGGGCTGGGGCCTGGGCAGCGCGCCGCTGGAGCCGCTGCGCGATGCGCTGCTGGAACAGGCACCGCACCTGAACGTACAGATCGAGCCGCTGCCGACCGATGCCGACCCCAACGCCTGGCTCGACGAGCTGGACGACAACGTCCCCCACGATGCCTGGATCGCCGGCTGGTCGCTGGGCGGCATGCTCGCCGCCGAGCTGGCCGCGCGGCGTGGCGAATCCTGCCGCGGGCTGGTCACCCTGGCCAGCAACCCCTGTTTCCGCCGCCGCGAGGATTGGTCCGAGGCGATGGCGGGCGAGGTGTTCGAGGACTTCTTCGAAGCCTTCCTGCTGGAGCCGCAGCTGGTGCGCAAGCGTTTCACCCTGCTGGTCGCCCAGGGCGCGCGCGATGCCCGAACCCTGGCGCGGCAGCTACAGGTGGCGCTGCCGCAACTGGATGCCGCTGGGCTGACCGCCGGCCTGCAACTGCTCGGCCAGCTCGATGCCCGCCCCGCCCTGGGGCGCTACCCCGGTCCGCAACTGCACCTGTTCGCCGACAACGACGCCCTGGTGCCGGCGAGCGCAGCCGATGCCCTGCTGGAGTGGCTGCCGGACATCGAGGTCGCCCGGATGGCCGGCGCCAGCCACGGCCTGCCGCTGGAGCAGCCGGACGAGGTAGCTGGCGCCATCCTGAGATTCATCCACGAGGGCGACGATGCCTGA
- the bioC gene encoding malonyl-ACP O-methyltransferase BioC, whose protein sequence is MPDCSHSVLPDKRQVAASFSRAAQTYDAVADLQRAVGSQLLRRLPGELAPQCWTDLGSGTGYFTRVLAAHYPQARGLAIDIAEGMLRHARELGGAEHFIGGDAEHLPLRDGACDLLFSSLALQWCADLPSVLGEARRVLRPNGVLAFSSLCIGTLGELRKSWEAVDGFVHVNRFRAFEDYQRHCADSGLEVLELRTEDRVLHFPDLRNLTHELKALGAHNLNPGRPDGLTGRERVRALIAAYERFRQPQGLPATYRVVYAVLRKN, encoded by the coding sequence ATGCCTGACTGCAGTCATAGCGTGCTGCCTGACAAGCGCCAGGTCGCCGCGTCCTTCTCCCGCGCCGCGCAGACCTACGATGCGGTGGCCGACCTGCAACGCGCGGTCGGCTCGCAGCTGTTGCGGCGATTGCCGGGCGAGCTGGCACCGCAGTGCTGGACCGACCTGGGCAGCGGCACCGGTTACTTCACCCGCGTCCTGGCGGCTCACTATCCACAGGCCCGGGGCCTGGCCATCGATATCGCCGAAGGCATGCTGCGTCATGCCCGCGAGCTGGGCGGCGCGGAACATTTCATTGGCGGAGACGCCGAGCATCTGCCGCTGCGTGACGGCGCCTGCGACCTGCTGTTCTCCAGCCTGGCGCTGCAATGGTGCGCGGATCTGCCGTCGGTGCTGGGCGAGGCGCGGCGAGTGCTGCGTCCGAACGGCGTGCTGGCGTTCAGCAGCCTGTGCATCGGCACGTTGGGCGAATTGCGCAAGAGCTGGGAGGCGGTGGACGGTTTCGTCCATGTGAACCGCTTCCGCGCGTTCGAGGACTACCAGCGGCATTGCGCGGACAGTGGGCTGGAGGTGCTTGAACTGCGCACCGAAGACCGCGTCCTGCATTTTCCCGATCTGCGCAACCTGACCCACGAACTCAAGGCGCTCGGCGCGCACAACCTCAACCCTGGTCGTCCCGACGGACTGACCGGGCGCGAGCGGGTGCGCGCGCTGATCGCCGCCTATGAACGATTCCGCCAGCCCCAGGGGCTGCCGGCGACCTACCGGGTGGTCTACGCCGTCCTGCGCAAGAACTGA